The genomic DNA TGAACAGCTCGTCCGGGACGTGGCCCGCAAGCTCGGGCGTGATCCCCACGAGCCCTTTGGCGTCCTGATGCGGGCCCTGGAGGACTGGCTCATCACCCTGCCGCGCGAGGTCCCCGCCCACCTGCGGGAGGAGACCGCGCGGGAGTTGTTGCCGGACACCCTGCCCGCGCTGCGTGACGCCCAGGTGTTCGGCGAGCGCCTGGAGTCCCTGTTCGCCCAGCCCCTGTTGCTCGCCGGACGGCTGCCCTTCTCCAACCGTCAGCGGGAGGAGCTGGCCCTGGGGTGGCCCCGGGGCGAGGCGGCCCTGGCATCGCTCTGGCGGCGTTTGTCCGGCGTGGACGCGCGGGGGTTCATGGTGGCGGAGCTGCGCGAGCGGGCGGCTCTCGCTCCCGGGCGGGCGCCGTCCACGGGCCCCGAGCACCTGTTGCACGCGGAATACTGGTACCAGGAGGCACGGAGTCGGCTGACGCGGATGGCCCGGCTTCGGCTGGCCCCGCTCGAGCCCTCGCCCTCCGAGTGCCTGACGGTGATGTGGTGGCTCTTCGAGCGCGAGTACGTCCCTCAGGTGCGTTTGTTGCCCTCGGACACGCTCTCCGAGGCCCGGGCGGCCCTGATCGAGGTGGCCTACGAGTTGTGGGATGCCCAGCGCACGGACATTCCCGCGGACGAGCGGTGGACGACTCCGCGCTGGGCCCGCCTGGAGCGCCTGGCCGCGCGGGCCGATGAGGCCCGGAACGCGCCCGGAATCGAGCCGGTGCGCGAGGCCCTGCGCCAGCTCCTCCCGCGACACGGAAACGGCACGACCCGGACCCCGCGCGGATGGTGGACGACTCCCAGTCTGGTGGACCTGGTCCGCCAGGTGCGCGACGTGCTCGGCTAAGCGTCCGAAACCCCCCGTCCAGGCGGTCTCCGGGCCCCCTTTCTGGCTGCCCTCCATCACCGGGGCGTCTGCGTTGTTGACGCTGGAAAATCCGAGGGTTACGTACCCATATCCTCTTTGGAGAGGCCCCCTCGGGCGGGCCTGTCCCCGACCCCGCGAAATCATGGCCGACGACACCACCGACAAGCCGGCAACGCCCCCCGCGCCTCCTCCGGGCAGTGTGGGGGAACTCATCCCCGTCAACATCGAAGACGAGATGCGCCGCTCATATCTCGACTACTCGATGTCCGTCATCGTCGGGCGCGCCCTGCCCGACGTGCGTGACGGCCTCAAACCCGTGCATCGCCGCGTCCTCTACGCGATGAACGACCTGGGCAACCTCCACAACCGCGCCTACAAGAAGAGCGCGCGCGTGGTGGGTGACGTCATCGGTAAGTACCACCCCCACGGCGATGCCTCCGTCTACGAGGCCATGGTGCGGCTCGCGCAGGAGTGGTCCCTGCGCTACCTGCTCGTGGACGGCCAGGGCAACTTCGGCTCGGTGGACGGCGACTCCCCCGCGGCCATGCGCTACACGGAAGTGCGCATGGAGCGGCTGGCCGAGGAGATGCTGGCCGACATCGAGAAGGAGACCGTCGACTTCGGTCCCAACTACGACGACTCGCTGCTCGAGCCGCTCGTGCTCCCCACCAAGTTCCCCAACCTGCTCGTCAACGGCAGCACGGGCATCGCCGTGGGCATGACCACCAACATCCCGCCCCACAACATGGGCGAGGTGCTCGATGGCACGCTGCACCTCATCGACCATCCGGATTGCACCGTCCGCGACCTGATGCAGTTCATCCCCGGGCCGGATTTCCCCACCGCCGGCATCATCACCGGCCGCGAGGGGATTCTGCGCGCCTACGAGACGGGCCGCGGGCAGATCACCGTCCGCGCGCGCACGGAGATCGAGACCTCCAAGAAGGGCGACCGCGAGAGCATCATCGTCACGGAACTCCCCTACCAGGTGAACAAGGCGCGGCTCATCGAGAAGATGGCCGACCTGGTGCGCGACAAGAAGCTCGAGGGCATCAGCGACCTGCGCGACGAGAGCGACCGGCAGGGCATGCGCATCGTCATCGAGCTCAAGCGCGATGCCATGAGCGCCGTGGTGCTCAACAACCTGTTCGCCAGCACGCCCATGGAGACCACGTTCGGCGCGGTGATGCTCGCCATCGACGCGGGCCAGCCGCGCACGCTCACGCTCAAGGAGCTGCTCGACCGCTTCATCTCGCACCGCCGCGACGTGGTGACGCGCCGCAGCCGCTACGAGCTGCGCAAGGCGCGCGCCCGCCGCCACATCGTCGAGGGCTTGCTCGTCGCGCAGGATCTCATCGACCTGGTGGTGAGCCTGATTCGCGCCTCGCGCGACCCGGACGAGGCGCGCTGGGGCCTCATGCACATCCTCTCGCCCTCGCTCTACGAGCACGAGCGCTTCCAGAATCTCCAGCGCATCGACTACGAGAAGGCCAAGGCGCAGATGGCGCTGCTCGAGTCGCGCGCGCGCGCCGAGGAGCCCAACTACTCGGGCCTGGAGCACCGCTACGAGGGCGCGGGCTTCAGCGAGGATCAGGCCAAGAACATCCTGGAGATGCGTCTGCAGCGCCTCACCGGCCTGCAGCGCGAGGAGCTGTTCCGCGAGCTCATCGACCTGGTGCGGGAGATCGCCCGTCTGGAGGACATCCTCGCCCACGAGTCCAGCCTGCTCAACGTCATCAAGGGCGAGCTGCGCGAGCTGCGCGAGCGCTACGCCGACAAGCGCCGCACGGAGCTCGCCGGCGCGGCGGAGGAGATCACCAACGAGGACCTCATCGCCGAGGAGACCATGGTGGTGACGCTCTCGCACACGGGCTACGTGAAGCGCTCGCCCTTGAGCGAGTACCGGGCGCAGAAGCGCGGAGGCCGCGGCAAGACGGGGGCGACGACGAAGGAGGACGACTTCGTCACGGACCTCTTCGTGGCGAGCACCCACGCCTTCCTCATGCCCATCAGCAACAAGGGCCGGCTCTACTCGCTCAAGGTGCACGAGCTGCCGCTCGCGGGCCGCACGTCGCGTGGCAAGGCCATCATCAACCTGGTGCAGTTCGGCGAGGGCGAGCGGCTGGCCCAGGTGTTGGTGACGCGCGAGTTCGGCGAGAACCAGTTCGTCTTCTTCGTGACGAAGCGGGGCGTGGTGAAGCGCACGGACCTGTCGTCGTTCGCCAACGTGCGGTCCAGCGGCATCATCGCGCTGGGCATCGACGAGGGGGATGAGCTGGTCGCGGTGAAGATCACCGACGGCTCCAAGGACATCCTCCTGTCCACCGCCACCGGCATGAGCATCCGCTTCCCCGAGCAGGAGGTGCGCTCCATGGGCCGCCAGGCCTACGGCGTGAAGGGAATCACGCTGGAGGAGGGCGACGAGGTGGTGGGCGCCGACGTGGTGGAGAAGGACACCACCATCCTCACGGTGACGGAGAACGGCTACGGCAAGCGGACCCAGGAGACCGAGTACCGGCAGCAGGGCCGTGGCGGCAAGGGCATCATCGACATCAAGACCACCGAGCGGAATGGCAAGGTGGTGGGCCTGGTCCCGGTGACGGACAAGACCGAGGTGATGCTGGTGACCAACGGCGGCATGCTCATTCGCATGAAGGCGAAGGAGATTTCCGTCATTGGCCGCAACACGCAGGGCGTGCGGCTCATCGCGCTGGAGAGCGCCGAGGAGAAGGTGACGGGCATCTCCATCCTGCCCGAGTCGGAGCAGAGCGAGGACGAGGTGGAAGCGGCCGAGCCAGCGGCCGCTGGGCCCGCCGAGACGCCCGAGGCCGCCGAGCCCGCCGCTCCCGAGACGCCTGGTTCCTCCGCGCCGGAGTCCGAGCCGAGCTGACCTGACACACGCATGAAGACGCCGGGGGCCGGGGCCGAGGATTCTCTCCTCCCCCGGCCCTCGTCGCGTCTGGCGCCGGGGACCCTCGCGGGCGGGTTTCTGCCCGATATCCATCCCTCCGGCGGCGGTGGACGTCTGGCTTTGGACGCTCCCCTCGGACTTGCTTGGATTCTTAGATTGCGGATTCAGTCAGTCCTTGGCCGCTATTTGAATTCGCCCATCGAGGGGGGCTCTTACTCATGCGTTTCTCGTGTCTTCTGGCCGTGACGGGCGCCGTGGTGTTCGGCGCGTGCGCTCAATCCATGGAGCCGCCGTCGGGCGGCTCGCTCCTCCCGGTGTCCGTGCATCCGGAACGCCGGGGCATCGGGCTGATCCCCCTGGACGCGACGGCCCTGGAGACATCCGAGGAAAAAGCCTACGTGGTGGACCCCCGGCGCTCGTTGGTGGTGACGGACGAGGTCATCCTGGCGCGCTTCTCCTTCGAGGAGGTGATGCAGCAACTGGTGGCGCAGAGCAAGGTGGCGAAGCTCACGCCCTTGCAGCTCTACCAGGAGTGGTGGGACACCCAGCGGCGCTCGCCCGGGCTGGGCCTGGGGGGATCGCACTGCGATGATCAGCCGCTCGGGGATGGCACGTCGAGCCTCAATGGCTTCTCGTACGCCTGCCCTCGCACCGAGGGCAACCAGGCGAAGGAGGATCCCTTCTTGTCCCCGGGGACCAACCTCGCGGCGTATGTGCCCATTGGTCTCATCAACCGCTTCGACCTGGCGGCGAAGGATGGGAGTGATTGTGGCGAGTACCGCATCATCTTCGCGCGTCGCTCGGGTCTCACCCAGAGCAACAACCGCAACCTGATCGCCTTCGAGAGTGTGCTGCCCAATCCCAACCCCAAGAAGGGGCTGAAGGGCTGCCAGGACGTGGCGCTCTTCTGGGCGAAGCTGTCCAAGGAGTCCAACGCGCAAGAGCGAGCGGACGACCTGCACGACTTCTACTTCAAGGGCTACAAGGACTTTCCGCCCGCCCTCCACATCGACAACCTGGGCAACGCCCAGAATCGTACCACCGGACAGGTGCGCACGAACCAGTTCATGCAGGCGCTGTGGACGCTGCGCGAGTTCCGCGTGCGCAAGCAGTGCGTGGGCAAGACGTGCGCGCTGCGCTTCGTGCCCGACACGGTGAAGGGCAGCCCCGCCGGGGTGCTCTTCAGCGTCAAGACGAGCCATGGTCGGCAGGAGGACTTCGCCCAGTTCCTCACCTCGCGGATGGAGACGCTGGCCATCGGTGATCTCTTCCGCTTCGACCTCGCGAGCGATGAGCGCTTCAACAGTGGACAGAGCCGTTCGAGCGGAACGGATGACCTCTATTCCTTCCAGATGGGCAAGGGGGCGAGCCCGCTGCGCACGCGGATCCAGGCGAGCTTGGATGCCCTGGGCAGCTCGCTCACGCCCAACCAGATCGTCGCCCGGGCGCAGGTGCTCTCATGCTCGGGCTGTCACCAGTTCAGTACGGGAATGAACCTGGGCGGGGGCCTCATTTGGCCCACCAAGTCCTCTTCGTTCGAATTCGTGCACGTGAGCGAGCGCACCCACGAAATGGGTCCGGACGGGCGCCGTTATGCCATTTCGGAGGCACTGGAAGGCGTCTTCATGCCCCAGCGGAAACAGGTCCTGGAGGCGTACCTCAATGGCGCCGCGTCCTTCCAGCTCCTCCCGGGCATGTCGGCGGAGCGGGGAGACGGGGAGGACTGACCGACGGTCGTACGGAGACCGTGCGGCCAGGCGGCTCCCGGGGGCTCACGCAATGGGAGGCGCCTTCCCTCCGTAGGGAAGGACATGAATGTCTCCGGTCTTCGAGTTCTCGGAACGCGGTTCTTCCGTTACGTGCGAGACCCCCGGGTCCCGCGCTGGCGGCGGTTCGCGGGCCTGTTCGCCGTGGCCTATTTCCTCTTCCCGCTGGACGTGGTGCCGGACTTCCTGCCCTTGGTGGGTTGGTTGGACGACCTGGGCGTGTTGTCCGCGGCGGCCTGGTTCATGATGCGCGAGATGGAGCGCTACCAGCCGGGGCCCTCGGGATGGCCGACGCCGCTCACCGGCCCCTCGGCCGAGAGGACCCCGCTGCGCGGCGGCTGAGCGGGGCCCCTCGCCTTCCCTCGTTTCACCTGCGGGCGAGGGCGTCCACGTGCTGGCGCAACTCGTTCTCGTTCTCCAGCCGGGCGGGGAGTCCGGCCAGGGGCTTGGCGGCCTGGGAGATGCGTCCCCGGGTCCGCGGGCCCGCGGACACGAGCCACGCCACGCCCAGGGCCAGCTCGGCCACGTCGGAGGCCTTGTCCAGCGACGGCATCAGCGCGAGCAGGGCCTCCACCGCTTTCTTCACCTGCGCGCCATGGAGGGGATGGGTGCTGGTGATGCCCTGGCGCAGCAGCTCCAGCAGGGCGAGCGCGGTGGCTCGTGCCTGACGCACGGGCTCGGTGCCCACGCCCTGACCGGCCCACAGGCCACTGGCGAGCTGCTGCCCGAGCAGCGCCACGCCGCCCTCCTCCAGGGCTGGCTCATCGCGGGAGGCATCCGAGGCCTCGTGGAGCACCCGGCGCAGCTCGTCCGCGGCCTCCTCGACCGCGAGCACCTCTTCCCTGGCCGAGAGCTTCTTGGACTCCTTCTTCAGCAGGGCGCGCGCGGGAGCGGGAGCGGCCGGAGCGGGAGCGGCGGGCGCGGGAGGCGGCGGCATGGCTCCACTGGCCATGGGAGCGGGAGCCCTCGCCCGAGACACGCCCATGCCGGGGGCCATCGGCTTGCCTCGGGCCATCTGGGGAGCGGCTTCCCGCTCGACCGGTGCCTGGCCGAACATCGCCCAGCCCGCGGGGGCATGGACGGGGATGACGCGCGTCTCGGGCTGTCCCGAGGCGCGGCGCTCGCCGGTGCGCTCCTCCACCACCACGAACGAGGTGTAGGGCGTGACGAGGCCGTGCGCGAGCGCGAGCTGGATGATGCGTCCCCGAAGGGCCTCGGCCCGACGGCCCACGAGCGCGGCGTCCTGCCAACCCCGGATGCGCTCGGCGGCCCACAGCTTCTCCACCGCGGGCCGCTCGCTCACGGCGGGGAAGTCCACGGGGATGGAGAGCGAGAACGTCTCCGCGCCCGCGCGCCCCTTGAGCACCACCGTGCCCTTGCCGGGCGTGGCGTAGCGGCCGAGGAGGCTCCACGGCGTGCCGTCCACGAGCGGTGGCGGCTCGGCGGGTGCCAGCTCCAGGGCCTCCACGCCCTCGAAGCGCACCTCCACGTTCGTGACGCGGGGCGGGAGCGCGCGGGAGAACTGAGCCACCACCTTGTCGTCGATGCGCTCGCCGGGGTGGATGAACTCCACCGCGCCGCCCGTCTGCCGCGCCAGGTCCTTGAGCAGCACGTCACTCACGTTGGTGCCGATGCCAAAGGAATACAGACGCGCCGACTGGCGGGTGGCCAGCACCGCCTGGAGGATTTCCGCCTCGTTGCCCACCTGGCCATCGGTGAGCAGCACCACCACGCCGTCCGGCGCGGAGCGCACCGCGGCGCGCAGGGGCTCGAGCAGTTCCGTTCCACCGTCGGCGCGCAGTGCCGCCACCCAGCTGTCCGCCTGCTCCAGCGTGCGCTGCGTGAACGTCACGGGCTCGGGCGAGAAGAGGCGGAAGGAATTCGAGAAGGCGATGACGTTGAAGCGGTCTCCCTCGCGCAGGTGGCGCAGGCACAGCCGGAGCGCGCCCTGGGCCTGGGGCAGGCTCGCGCCCTCCATGGAGCCCGACACGTCCACCACGAACACCACCTCCTGGCGTTTCGGAGCCTGGGCCATGCCCAGCAGGTCCGGCACCACGGTGAGAGCGAAGGTGCCCGGCTCCTCGCCCCGGCGGTGGGCGACGAGCGGCGTGAAGGGCGCGCTCGTGTCGGGGCTCCGGATGTTGAGCACGAGATCCCGATCCAGCGCCACGTGGGGCTGGGTGAGCGTCACGCGCGTGCCGTTGTCCGTACGGGAGAGGCCCAGCGTGTGCGAGGGGCTTTCCACCACCACCTCGCGGCCGAGCGAGACGAGCAGTTCCAGGGTGAGGCCATAGCGCGCGTCGCCCACGGGCGGGGTGATGCGGTCGGCGTCGGGCACGCGATGGGTGGGCTCGGCGGTGCCCGGAGCGGTGCGGTCCCCGGAGGGCGTGCCGGGTATGTAGCGGGGCGCCACGAGGGTGGGCAGGGCCCAGCGCACGCAGCCTTCCTCCACCTGGATGGCCTGGAGGAATTCCACCTCCACGATCGTCTCCTCACCGGGCAGCAGGTTGCCCACCTGGGCGGTGAAGACATTGGGCCGCTCTTGATCCAACAGCGCGGCGCCATGGCCCGCCGTCACCGCGTCGTCGTAGGTCTGGAAGGCCTTCTCCCGCTCCTGGATGATGGCGCGCACGTGCCGGCCGGCGCACTCGAGTGAGAAGGCGGTGAGGGTGGCGTCGGAGGGCAGCGGAAAGACATACACGGCCTCGATGGGGGCGCGCTCGGTGTTGCGGTAGCGCTGGCGGACGCGCACCCGGGCATGGCCTCCCAGGAGTTCTCCCGTGACATCCACGCCCTGAAGGGCCACCTGGGCACCACCGCGCGTATACAGACCG from Melittangium boletus DSM 14713 includes the following:
- the gyrA gene encoding DNA gyrase subunit A gives rise to the protein MADDTTDKPATPPAPPPGSVGELIPVNIEDEMRRSYLDYSMSVIVGRALPDVRDGLKPVHRRVLYAMNDLGNLHNRAYKKSARVVGDVIGKYHPHGDASVYEAMVRLAQEWSLRYLLVDGQGNFGSVDGDSPAAMRYTEVRMERLAEEMLADIEKETVDFGPNYDDSLLEPLVLPTKFPNLLVNGSTGIAVGMTTNIPPHNMGEVLDGTLHLIDHPDCTVRDLMQFIPGPDFPTAGIITGREGILRAYETGRGQITVRARTEIETSKKGDRESIIVTELPYQVNKARLIEKMADLVRDKKLEGISDLRDESDRQGMRIVIELKRDAMSAVVLNNLFASTPMETTFGAVMLAIDAGQPRTLTLKELLDRFISHRRDVVTRRSRYELRKARARRHIVEGLLVAQDLIDLVVSLIRASRDPDEARWGLMHILSPSLYEHERFQNLQRIDYEKAKAQMALLESRARAEEPNYSGLEHRYEGAGFSEDQAKNILEMRLQRLTGLQREELFRELIDLVREIARLEDILAHESSLLNVIKGELRELRERYADKRRTELAGAAEEITNEDLIAEETMVVTLSHTGYVKRSPLSEYRAQKRGGRGKTGATTKEDDFVTDLFVASTHAFLMPISNKGRLYSLKVHELPLAGRTSRGKAIINLVQFGEGERLAQVLVTREFGENQFVFFVTKRGVVKRTDLSSFANVRSSGIIALGIDEGDELVAVKITDGSKDILLSTATGMSIRFPEQEVRSMGRQAYGVKGITLEEGDEVVGADVVEKDTTILTVTENGYGKRTQETEYRQQGRGGKGIIDIKTTERNGKVVGLVPVTDKTEVMLVTNGGMLIRMKAKEISVIGRNTQGVRLIALESAEEKVTGISILPESEQSEDEVEAAEPAAAGPAETPEAAEPAAPETPGSSAPESEPS
- a CDS encoding YkvA family protein, whose product is MNVSGLRVLGTRFFRYVRDPRVPRWRRFAGLFAVAYFLFPLDVVPDFLPLVGWLDDLGVLSAAAWFMMREMERYQPGPSGWPTPLTGPSAERTPLRGG
- a CDS encoding VIT domain-containing protein, producing MHDEKTGLYTRGGAQVALQGVDVTGELLGGHARVRVRQRYRNTERAPIEAVYVFPLPSDATLTAFSLECAGRHVRAIIQEREKAFQTYDDAVTAGHGAALLDQERPNVFTAQVGNLLPGEETIVEVEFLQAIQVEEGCVRWALPTLVAPRYIPGTPSGDRTAPGTAEPTHRVPDADRITPPVGDARYGLTLELLVSLGREVVVESPSHTLGLSRTDNGTRVTLTQPHVALDRDLVLNIRSPDTSAPFTPLVAHRRGEEPGTFALTVVPDLLGMAQAPKRQEVVFVVDVSGSMEGASLPQAQGALRLCLRHLREGDRFNVIAFSNSFRLFSPEPVTFTQRTLEQADSWVAALRADGGTELLEPLRAAVRSAPDGVVVLLTDGQVGNEAEILQAVLATRQSARLYSFGIGTNVSDVLLKDLARQTGGAVEFIHPGERIDDKVVAQFSRALPPRVTNVEVRFEGVEALELAPAEPPPLVDGTPWSLLGRYATPGKGTVVLKGRAGAETFSLSIPVDFPAVSERPAVEKLWAAERIRGWQDAALVGRRAEALRGRIIQLALAHGLVTPYTSFVVVEERTGERRASGQPETRVIPVHAPAGWAMFGQAPVEREAAPQMARGKPMAPGMGVSRARAPAPMASGAMPPPPAPAAPAPAAPAPARALLKKESKKLSAREEVLAVEEAADELRRVLHEASDASRDEPALEEGGVALLGQQLASGLWAGQGVGTEPVRQARATALALLELLRQGITSTHPLHGAQVKKAVEALLALMPSLDKASDVAELALGVAWLVSAGPRTRGRISQAAKPLAGLPARLENENELRQHVDALARR